One genomic window of Streptomonospora nanhaiensis includes the following:
- a CDS encoding 6-pyruvoyl trahydropterin synthase family protein: METTGPGAGAAAAPAPAPPAATARPAAEHAVAVRHNFETAHRLPHLAGKCENLHGHSWWAEVTVTAPRLAEGTVVEFGSFKAGLRSWIDTQLDHGAMLGSADPLAKLLPDHGCKVFRFGAADPRPAERFARDLAYPTVEAVAELVARVAADLLAALPCAPGARVSAVCVSETHVNTAQWRETAR; this comes from the coding sequence ATGGAGACCACCGGCCCCGGCGCGGGGGCAGCCGCCGCCCCCGCGCCGGCCCCACCCGCCGCCACCGCCCGCCCCGCCGCCGAGCACGCGGTGGCCGTGCGGCACAACTTCGAGACCGCCCACCGGCTGCCCCACCTGGCGGGCAAGTGCGAGAACCTGCACGGCCACTCCTGGTGGGCCGAGGTCACCGTGACGGCGCCCCGCCTGGCCGAGGGCACCGTGGTGGAGTTCGGCTCGTTCAAGGCCGGGCTGCGGTCGTGGATCGACACCCAGCTCGACCACGGCGCCATGCTCGGCTCGGCCGACCCGCTGGCCAAGCTGCTGCCCGACCACGGCTGCAAGGTGTTCCGGTTCGGCGCCGCCGACCCGCGGCCCGCCGAGCGGTTCGCCCGCGACCTGGCCTACCCCACGGTCGAGGCGGTGGCCGAACTGGTGGCCCGGGTGGCCGCCGACCTGCTGGCGGCCCTGCCGTGTGCCCCCGGCGCCCGCGTCAGCGCCGTGTGCGTCAGCGAGACCCATGTCAACACCGCCCAGTGGCGGGAGACCGCGCGGTGA
- the queE gene encoding 7-carboxy-7-deazaguanine synthase — protein sequence MAYLIKEIFYTLQGEGTHAGRPAVFCRFATCNLWTGREKDRHRAVCQFCDTDFVGTDGQNGGRFATADDLAAAVERQWRPGTAEYRFVVCTGGEPLIQLDTAALDALHARGFWVAVETNGTMAPPPGVDWLCVSPKIGADLVVERGDELKLVYPQEGGDPARFEHLDFASFRLQPMDGPEIEHNTQAALEYCLDHPRWHLSLQTHKHLGID from the coding sequence ATGGCCTACCTGATCAAGGAGATCTTCTACACGCTCCAGGGCGAGGGCACCCACGCCGGGCGGCCGGCCGTGTTCTGCCGGTTTGCCACCTGCAACCTGTGGACCGGCCGCGAGAAGGACCGGCACCGCGCCGTCTGCCAATTCTGCGACACCGACTTCGTGGGCACCGACGGCCAGAACGGCGGCCGGTTCGCCACCGCCGACGACCTCGCCGCGGCCGTCGAGCGGCAGTGGCGCCCGGGCACCGCCGAGTACCGGTTCGTGGTGTGCACCGGCGGCGAGCCGCTCATCCAATTGGACACCGCCGCGCTGGACGCCCTGCACGCCCGCGGGTTCTGGGTCGCGGTGGAGACCAACGGCACCATGGCACCGCCCCCGGGCGTCGACTGGCTGTGCGTCAGCCCCAAGATCGGCGCGGACCTGGTGGTGGAGCGCGGCGACGAACTCAAGCTCGTCTACCCCCAGGAGGGCGGCGACCCCGCGCGGTTCGAGCACCTGGACTTCGCGTCGTTCCGCCTCCAGCCCATGGACGGCCCCGAGATCGAGCACAACACCCAGGCGGCGCTGGAGTACTGCCTGGACCACCCCCGCTGGCACCTCTCCCTGCAGACACACAAGCACCTGGGGATCGACTGA
- the queC gene encoding 7-cyano-7-deazaguanine synthase QueC: MKPRAIVLLSGGLDSATALAIAQHEGFEPYALSFRYGQRHSVELAAAHRVAAHRGVARHVVADIDLRVFGGSALTDDIPVPKDSTPEEIAAGIPVTYIPARNTVFLSFALAYAETAGAFDIFTGVNAVDYSGYPDCRPEYLEAFEAMANLATRAGVEGRRLRLRSPLVRLTKGEIIKRGLELGVDYSLTSSCYDPDPQGRACGRCDTCRLRLKGFAEAGVPDPIAYRSAV; this comes from the coding sequence ATGAAACCACGCGCCATCGTCCTTCTCAGCGGCGGCCTCGACTCGGCCACGGCCCTGGCCATCGCCCAGCACGAGGGCTTCGAGCCCTACGCGCTGAGCTTCCGCTACGGCCAGCGCCACAGCGTCGAACTGGCGGCCGCCCACCGCGTGGCCGCGCACCGGGGCGTGGCCCGCCACGTGGTCGCCGACATCGACCTGCGGGTCTTCGGCGGGTCCGCCCTCACCGACGACATCCCCGTGCCCAAGGACAGCACCCCCGAGGAGATCGCGGCGGGGATCCCCGTCACCTACATCCCCGCGCGCAACACCGTGTTCCTGTCCTTCGCCCTGGCCTACGCCGAGACCGCCGGCGCCTTCGACATCTTCACCGGGGTCAACGCGGTCGACTACAGCGGCTACCCCGACTGCCGCCCCGAGTACCTGGAGGCGTTCGAGGCCATGGCCAACCTCGCCACCCGCGCCGGGGTCGAGGGCAGGCGGCTGCGGCTGCGCTCGCCGCTGGTGCGGCTGACCAAGGGCGAGATCATCAAGCGCGGCCTGGAGCTGGGCGTGGACTACTCCCTGACCTCCAGCTGCTACGACCCCGACCCCCAGGGCCGGGCCTGCGGCCGCTGCGACACCTGCCGGCTGCGGCTGAAGGGGTTCGCCGAGGCCGGGGTGCCCGACCCCATCGCCTACCGGAGCGCGGTCTGA